One genomic segment of Brassica napus cultivar Da-Ae chromosome A3, Da-Ae, whole genome shotgun sequence includes these proteins:
- the LOC106440877 gene encoding uncharacterized protein LOC106440877, translating into MKKLARRWRRTRGDDEDDDDKLALPTFDDIDSRPIDTQEQEEYVRSLEEAHAQQSRQWKSVFAVLLVCYGAFLFYSSFQQFMSPWELRYHAYFMEDLKSWMVISAEWIAIMACCLSIVGLLDKKNDHRRWFWYSCVPGSALAIFWIYYLLRLPKFRWDAIWLLFGPLCGAGICLYVDHLLEESSEEVKKLRNYMYAYKAR; encoded by the exons ATGAAGAAGTTAGCGAGAAGATGGCGGAGAACTCGCGGCGACgacgaagatgatgatgataagctCGCCCTTCCTACTTTTGACGACATCGATTCTCGGCCTATCGATACGCAAG AGCAAGAAGAGTACGTCAGGTCGCTCGAAGAAGCTCACGCTCAGCAAAGTCGTCAATGGAAG AGCGTGTTCGCCGTTCTTCTGGTTTGCTACGGAGCTTTCCTCTTCTACTCCAGTTTTCAGCAGTTCATGTCACCGTGGGAGCTG CGGTATCATGCCTACTTCATGGAAGATCTTAAGTCGTGGATGGTCATTTCAGCTG AGTGGATTGCTATCATGGCTTGCTGCCTCTCAATTGTGGGGCTACTAGATAAGAAGAATGATCATAGGAGGTGGTTTTGGTACTCTTGTGTTCCCGGATCTGCATTGGCCATCTTTTGGATTTACTACTTACTGAG GCTTCCGAAGTTCCGGTGGGATGCTATATGGCTTCTATTTGGTCCCCTTTG CGGAGCTGGAATTTGTCTATACGTGGATCATCTACTGGAGGAATCATCTGAAGAAGTGAAAAAACTAAGGAACTATATGTATGCATACAAAGCAAGGTAG